From the genome of Methylocystis heyeri:
GCACCGCCGAGATCGGCGTCGGCCCCTCGGCGTGGGCGTCGGGCAGCCAGGCGTGCATCGGCGCGAGGCCCACTTTGGTTCCATAGCCCAGCATGAGAAAAACGAAGGCGACATTGAGCAGGCGCGGGCTGAACCGCGCCGCATGCTGCATCAGCGAGGTCCAGACCATGGCGTCGGAGCCCTCGCCGAGCGCGGGCTGCGCCGACATATAGACCAGGATGGTGCCGAACAGAGCGAGCGCGATTCCGACGCTGCCGAGAATGAAATACTTCCACGCCGCCTCGAGCGCCTCCGGCGTGCGATAGATGCCGACCATCATCACCGTGGTCAGCGTCGCGATCTCGACCGCCACCCACATCAGCCCGATGTTGTCGGCGAGCAAAGCCAGATTCATCGCGAACATCAGCGCCTGATAAATGGCGTGGTAAAAGCGCACATTGACGGCGGAAAGCTTTCCCGTTTCGATCTCGTGCTCGATGTAGCTGGCGCTGAAGACGCTGGTGGTGAATCCGATGAAGGTCGAGAGGACGATGAAGACGATGTTGAGGTCGTCGACGAAGAGATAGCCGCCGCTCGCAGGCCGATGGACGAGGAGCGACGCTGCGCAAAGAAAAGAGAGCGCGGAAGCCGCGACATTGATTTGAGAGGCGACGCGATAGCCGGACAAAGCCGCCAGGGCCAGGGCCGTGAAGCCGGGGATGGCGAGCAGCAAGGCCGTGGCGTCGATATCGGCCAGCGTCATTTCGTGCTCCCGCGCACGCGGTCGAGCTCCTGCACGTCCACCGTATCGAAGCGCTCCCGGATGCGGAACAGGAAGATGCCGATCACGATGAAGGCGATCAGCACCGAAAAGGCGACGCTGATCTCCACGACGAGCGGCATGCCCTTGGCGCCGGTGGCGGCGAGTATGAGCCCGTTTTCGAGCGACATGAAGCCGATGATCTGGCTGACCGCGTTGCGCCGCGTCACCATCATCAAAAGCCCGAGCAGCACGACCGAAAGCGCAAAGGCGATGTCCTCGCGGGCCAGCGGATCTGCGGCGGCGGTCGCGGGCAGCACGACGGCGAGTGAAAGCGCGACGAGAGCGATCCCGAGGAGCATGGTGGGGCCGATCCCGCCCACCACCTCGATCTCGCGGTGTATTCCCATGCGCTCTATCATGTTTTGCAGGCTGATGGGTATGATCACGGCTTTGAACAGAACTGCGATCCCGGCGGTTATGTAGAGATGCGGAGCGTTCTGGGCATAGGCCTGCCAGCCGACGGAGAGGGAAAGCACCACCGCATGCATTGTGAAGACGTTGATGAGGCCGGTCATGCGGTCCTGATAGAGCAGCACGAAGCTCATCAGCACGAGACTGCCCGCAAAAAGATGCGCAACGTCGAAATAAAGCCGTTCCATCACAGGCTCCTTGAAACGAAGAGCAGCAGGGTCCCGAGCAGGCCGAGCATCAGCGCCGCGCCCAGGAAATCGGGAACCCGGAACACGCGCATCTTGGCGGTGGAAATCTCGAAAAAGGCCAGCAGGAAGCCCCCGACGGCCATTTTGGCGACATAGGCCAGCGCGCCCAACCCCAGGGCTCTCGCCCCGGCGCCGGCCGGGGCCATGCCCCAGGGCGCGAAGATGCAGGCGATCATCGAGAGGTAGAGCAGAAGCTTCAGCGCCGAGGCGAGTTCGATCATCGCGAGATGGCGCCCGGAATATTCGAGAACCATCGCCTCGTGCACCATGGTCAGTTCGAGATGCGTCGCTGGATTGTCGACCGGAATGCGCCCGTTCTCGGCGATGGCGACGATCGCGAGGGCGATCAGCGCGAGGCCGAAGGAGACGCGCAGCTCGTAATGGGACAGAGTGCTCGCCGCGATCTCGGAGAGCTGGGTCGAACCCGCGATCAGGGACACGGTGAAAACGATCATGATGGTCGCCGGCTCGGCGAAAGAGGCGAACATCGTCTCCCGGCTGGAACCGATGCCGCCGAAGCTCGTCCCGACGTCCATGCCGGCGAGCGCGAGAAAGAATCTGGCGCTGCCGAGCAGAGCCGCGATCGCGATGAGATCGCCGGACCAGCTGAACATCAGGCCGGTCGCGAAGGTCGGTATCAGCGCGGCGGCGACCCATGTCGCGGCGAAGATCAGATAGGGCGCCGATCGAAACAGCCATGACGCGTTTTCCGCGAGGACGGTTTCCTTGCGCAGGAGACGAAGCAGATCGCGATAGGGCTGGAAGAGGGAGGGACCGCGCCGCCGCAGCAGCCGCGCCTTGGCCTTGCGCGTGAGGCCGACGAGAAGCGGCGACAACGCGAGAACGAGACCCATCTGCGCGCCCTGGGCCGCTATTTCCAAGATCATTGCCATATCGCCACCACCAGCAGCAGCAGGACGAGAGCCGCAAAAACGAGGCCGAGATAACCCTGGATGGTTAGGTAATGCGCCCGGTTGAGAAAATCGGCGATATAACCGACGCCCCGCGAGACCGGCATGTAGAAGCCGTCGAACAGGCGGTCGCGGATCTCGAGGCCGAACCGCGCCGGCCGCGTATCGCCGGGAGCCGGCATGTCGAGATGCTCGCGCGCGACGAACACAATGTCGCCGAGGGCGCGGCGGACGGGCTGTGAGAAGCTGCTCGCGGTGTATTGCGTGGCCGGGCTCTGCTCCGGGAAGCCGCAGTCCCAGGCCGGACCGCGACGCATTTTTCGCGAGGCGAGAACGTGAACCAGCCAGGCGGCGAGCGCGGCCGACGCGGCGATGAAGACCGCCAGAAGCAAGCCGTTATAGGAACTGCGGCTCTCCGCGATCGGCGCTATCGACAGCCAGGGGATTTCCTCCTGGGCCGGCATCCGTCCTCCGACGAAGAGGCGCGCGGCGGGAGAGATCGTATCGATCATATAGCTCGGCAGCACGCCGGCGAGCAGGCACAGCGCCAAAAGGAACGACATCGCCGAGCGCGACCAGGGATCGACTTCGCGCGCGGCGGCCGCGGCTTCCGACCGGGCGCGACCCAGGAAGGCGACGCCGTAAGCACGCACGAAACAGCCGGCCGTCAGGGCGGCGCTCAGGGCGAGAGTCGCGCCGACCGCGGGCACGACCAGCTTCAGGCTCCATTGCGGCAGCGACGGGCTGAGCAATATCGCCTGGAAAATCATCCACTCCGAGACGAAGCCGTTGAACGGCGGCAAGGCCGAAATCGCCATCGCGGCCCCGAGCATGACGAAAGCGGTCTGCGGCATTCTATGGATCAGGCCGCCGAGCCGCTCGATGTCGCGCTCCCCGGCGCCGGTCAGCACCGCCCCGGCGCCGAAGAAAAGAATGCTTTTGAACAGGGAATGATTGAAGGCGTGGAACAGCGCCGCCGTGAAGGCCAGCGCCGCCGGCAGCGCCATACCGTTGGCCTTGAACGCCAGAGCGAGACCGAGCGCGATGAAGATGACGCCGATGTTCTCGATAGTGCTGTAGGCGAGAAGCTTTTTCAGATCGCTTTGGATCGTGGCGAACAGAATGCCGAGGGCGGCGGTGGCGGCGCCGAGCGTCATCGGCCCTATGCCCCACCAGAAAGCAGGCGGACCCAAAAGATCGAAAACGATGCGGATGAAGCCGTAGACCGCCACCTTGGTCATGGCGCCGCTCATCAGCGCGGACACATGGCTCGGCGCCGCGGGGTGAGCGAGAGGCAGCCAGATATGGACGGGCGCCAGTCCCGCCTTGGACCCCGCCCCGAGCAGCGCGAGGCCGAGGACGAGACCCGCCTTCCATGGCTCATGCTGCGCGGCGCGGATCGAAGCGAAGGAATATTCCCCGCTGGCGCCCGCGAGCAGCCCAAAGCCTAAAAGCAGCGACAGCGCCCCGAAACTCGCCATGACCAGATAGATGAAAGCCGCACGGCGGTTCTCGGCGTCTTCGTGATGGGCCAGGACGAGGGCCCAGGACGAAAGCGACATGAATTCCCAGGCGACCAGAAAGCTGAAGGCGTCGTCCGCCAGGGCCACGAGATTCATGCCGGCGAGAAAAACCGGGAAGAACGGCAATATGCGCGAGGGATGCTTTTCATGCGCGCCATAGCCTATCGCGTAGAAACTCGCCGCCGCGCCAGCGAGATTGACGATCGCGAGAAAGAAGGCGCTGAGAACATCGAGGCGAAAATGCGCGCCGACCCAGGGGATT
Proteins encoded in this window:
- a CDS encoding hydrogenase 4 subunit F; translated protein: MTLADIDATALLLAIPGFTALALAALSGYRVASQINVAASALSFLCAASLLVHRPASGGYLFVDDLNIVFIVLSTFIGFTTSVFSASYIEHEIETGKLSAVNVRFYHAIYQALMFAMNLALLADNIGLMWVAVEIATLTTVMMVGIYRTPEALEAAWKYFILGSVGIALALFGTILVYMSAQPALGEGSDAMVWTSLMQHAARFSPRLLNVAFVFLMLGYGTKVGLAPMHAWLPDAHAEGPTPISAVLSGLLLNVALYAVLRFKMLLAANAGAISPGPLMATLGLVSLIFAAFMLYRRDDIKRLFAYSSIEHMGVIAFAFGMGGPLANFAGLLHMTMHSLTKSAIFFAVGHVAQVKGTQKIARISGLTVSHPVIGWGLVAGVAAIAGLPPLGIFTSEFLIVSSTFARQPLLAVPLALGLLVAFGALLLRLTEMAFGEPTENAGKAQASVIPLFAHLSLVLLAGLWLPPQLVDWFQNVARFLG
- a CDS encoding hydrogenase-4 component E, translating into MERLYFDVAHLFAGSLVLMSFVLLYQDRMTGLINVFTMHAVVLSLSVGWQAYAQNAPHLYITAGIAVLFKAVIIPISLQNMIERMGIHREIEVVGGIGPTMLLGIALVALSLAVVLPATAAADPLAREDIAFALSVVLLGLLMMVTRRNAVSQIIGFMSLENGLILAATGAKGMPLVVEISVAFSVLIAFIVIGIFLFRIRERFDTVDVQELDRVRGSTK
- a CDS encoding respiratory chain complex I subunit 1 family protein, producing MAMILEIAAQGAQMGLVLALSPLLVGLTRKAKARLLRRRGPSLFQPYRDLLRLLRKETVLAENASWLFRSAPYLIFAATWVAAALIPTFATGLMFSWSGDLIAIAALLGSARFFLALAGMDVGTSFGGIGSSRETMFASFAEPATIMIVFTVSLIAGSTQLSEIAASTLSHYELRVSFGLALIALAIVAIAENGRIPVDNPATHLELTMVHEAMVLEYSGRHLAMIELASALKLLLYLSMIACIFAPWGMAPAGAGARALGLGALAYVAKMAVGGFLLAFFEISTAKMRVFRVPDFLGAALMLGLLGTLLLFVSRSL
- the hyfB gene encoding hydrogenase 4 subunit B, producing the protein MPLTIVLWSVAALLGAGGLAAALAGRRIDATRLVYGLCFGICLTIFAAAVMPRGAAALTVALPMGIPWVGAHFRLDVLSAFFLAIVNLAGAAASFYAIGYGAHEKHPSRILPFFPVFLAGMNLVALADDAFSFLVAWEFMSLSSWALVLAHHEDAENRRAAFIYLVMASFGALSLLLGFGLLAGASGEYSFASIRAAQHEPWKAGLVLGLALLGAGSKAGLAPVHIWLPLAHPAAPSHVSALMSGAMTKVAVYGFIRIVFDLLGPPAFWWGIGPMTLGAATAALGILFATIQSDLKKLLAYSTIENIGVIFIALGLALAFKANGMALPAALAFTAALFHAFNHSLFKSILFFGAGAVLTGAGERDIERLGGLIHRMPQTAFVMLGAAMAISALPPFNGFVSEWMIFQAILLSPSLPQWSLKLVVPAVGATLALSAALTAGCFVRAYGVAFLGRARSEAAAAAREVDPWSRSAMSFLLALCLLAGVLPSYMIDTISPAARLFVGGRMPAQEEIPWLSIAPIAESRSSYNGLLLAVFIAASAALAAWLVHVLASRKMRRGPAWDCGFPEQSPATQYTASSFSQPVRRALGDIVFVAREHLDMPAPGDTRPARFGLEIRDRLFDGFYMPVSRGVGYIADFLNRAHYLTIQGYLGLVFAALVLLLLVVAIWQ